In Anopheles merus strain MAF unplaced genomic scaffold, AmerM5.1 LNR4000118, whole genome shotgun sequence, the genomic window CGCCCGTGTATCTGGCAGCCGTCATGGAGTACTTGGCCGCTGAAGTGCTTGAGTTGgccggaaacgctgcccgTGACAACAAGAAGACGCGCATCATCCCGCGTCATCTGCAGCTGGCCATCCGCAACGACGAGGAGTTGAACAAGCTGCTGTCCGGAGTAACCATCGCTCAGGGTGGTGTGCTGCCCAACATTcaggccgtgctgctgcccaagAAAACCGAAAAGAAGGCTTAAACTGTATGACAAAGCTTCCTTCatctcaaacccaaaaccgtCCTTTTCAGGGCGACAAATAACTTTGCCAAAGACATTTTATTCGATTCATGCTGATATGGGACAACCAGAAGTAAGAACATTATCTAATATAGAACGGTGCTTGAAAGTGTgtacaaaatgtaaatgaaaaaatgtgcCTTCCTTTGGCACATAAAGTATCATTAACTGTTTTCAATTCTGTTACCCCTCACTTCGATTTCTACAAAATGCAGCATATCAGAAGCGATGTGTTAAATTTTCCAGGTAGCTTTGTCAAGAGGGTTGGTTTTACCATAACAAATGCAAGCAGTGATACCTGTGTgttaacctttttttctggAAACGGTAAAGGACACGTTTACCTGATTTATCGTTAGCTacgggaaaatgttaaaagtgttggttgtcgaaaaatgttgtgtgttCAGGTAAGGCTAGGTTCTCACAACAGTTTGGCTTTCAATATAGCGGGAAACGTTGgaaatggctttaaaaaagTTGGACCAAAGATTAGGAACATTCATATAGATAAACATCCTCAATAATGTTTCCCTTCACCCTTCATTGAAATAACcacataaatatataaatataaatatgtaaaaaGTAAGTTTCAGCCCTTTACTTTACAAAGGAGAAGCGTTACTTGCCTTTCAAAATTCCCAAGCATCATTTAATAGAGGTTGTGTCAGCATGGCGACCGGCCAGTGTACACCttataaatttgaaaatattttacatttcgatgaaaatataaattatttgtttgagGATAAATCGATATCAGTgagattaaattatttaattacaagTTAAAAAAGATCAGGTTTTTCATTAATGCACTataatttaagcaaaaaaGTCTTACAGTTTAAAGGTCTTAAAACCTTCAAAGCTTTTAATTCGAGTTACGTtgccaaagcaaaaaatataaattatttcaagtaaacccaaagaaattcaatataagaaataaatttaaagccTATTAAGATAACGTTAATTGCGATTTTGAATGATGGTTGCTTTGGATGCGAGGGCTCTTTTGAAATGGCGCTTATCGAGTTTAAAAAATcctttcataatt contains:
- the LOC121601565 gene encoding histone H2A gives rise to the protein MSGRGKGGKVKGKAKSRSNRAGLQFPVGRIHRLLRKGNYAERVGAGAPVYLAAVMEYLAAEVLELAGNAARDNKKTRIIPRHLQLAIRNDEELNKLLSGVTIAQGGVLPNIQAVLLPKKTEKKA